The genomic segment TGATTCCCTGCACTGCGTTCGCAAACATCGCGCGGATCTGTCTCTGCTGCTCGGGGGGGAAAACATCGACAATCCTGTTGACCGTCTCGGCAGCACTCAGAGTGTGCAAGGTCGCAAAAACCAGATGACCGGTCTCTGCGGCTGTAAGCGCCAGGGAAATGGTTTCCAAATCACGCATTTCACCGACAAGAATGACATCGGGATCTTCACGAAGAGCGCTCTTCAAAGCATTGGCAAACGAATGCGTATGTTCACCCAATTCCCGCTGGTTAATAAGACAATTCTTACTTTTGTGTACATATTCTATCGGATCTTCTATCGTTAGAATATGCTCCTGCCGATCTTCGTTGATCAAGTCGATCATGGCCGCCAGGGTTGTCGACTTGCCTGATCCGGTAGGCCCAGTCACCAGAATGATCCCATTTCTCTCACGGCAAAGCTGGTGAATGCCTTTTGGAGCTCTCAGCTCGCTCAGCGACCGAATTCGATCCGGAATGGTACGAAAAGCCGCAGCTTCCCCACGAAGTTGAAAAAAGAGGTTGGTTCTAAAACGAGCCAC from the candidate division KSB1 bacterium genome contains:
- a CDS encoding type IV pilus twitching motility protein PilT, which gives rise to MRKADLDKLLNFAVQKDASDIHLSAGNPPILRIHGTLRRLENTEITSSGLRSVIAEILSEKQRQTLEENLELDFAYAIPNVARFRTNLFFQLRGEAAAFRTIPDRIRSLSELRAPKGIHQLCRERNGIILVTGPTGSGKSTTLAAMIDLINEDRQEHILTIEDPIEYVHKSKNCLINQRELGEHTHSFANALKSALREDPDVILVGEMRDLETISLALTAAETGHLVFATLHTLSAAETVNRIVDVFPPEQQRQIRAMFANAVQGIIAQRLLPTRDGLGRVGVHEIMIATAAVRNLIREEKTHQIHSAIQTGAAFGMQTVDQVLKNYVEEGVIAKEEALAHATDKKIFN